A window of Amycolatopsis australiensis contains these coding sequences:
- a CDS encoding pyridoxine/pyridoxamine 5'-phosphate oxidase — protein sequence MVALRGWPSFPEELPVFTPGTAPAEPQALFVEWLTEAGEHVLAPHAVTLSTVDADGAPDARVVILKDVGPAGWAVATSSESPKGLQLRKDPRAALTFFWPGRGRQVRLRGPVSPASAEVSAEDFLARPPASRVEAFIGHQSQVLHDPADLAAAAAEAERWVAENPDVAPETWTRYLVDPDVVEFWQASHDRRHVRLRYRKSDAGWIRERLWP from the coding sequence ATGGTCGCGTTGCGCGGATGGCCCTCGTTTCCCGAAGAACTGCCCGTGTTCACGCCCGGAACGGCGCCGGCGGAGCCGCAGGCATTGTTCGTGGAGTGGCTGACCGAAGCCGGCGAGCACGTGCTGGCCCCACACGCGGTCACGCTGTCCACTGTGGACGCCGATGGCGCGCCCGACGCGCGCGTGGTGATCCTCAAGGACGTCGGCCCGGCCGGCTGGGCGGTCGCCACCAGCTCGGAAAGCCCGAAGGGGCTGCAGCTGCGGAAGGACCCGCGTGCCGCGTTGACGTTCTTCTGGCCGGGACGCGGCCGTCAGGTCCGGTTGCGTGGCCCGGTGTCCCCCGCGTCGGCCGAGGTGTCGGCCGAGGACTTCCTGGCTCGTCCGCCTGCTTCGCGCGTCGAGGCGTTCATCGGCCACCAGTCGCAAGTGCTGCACGACCCGGCGGACCTCGCCGCGGCGGCCGCGGAAGCGGAGCGCTGGGTGGCGGAAAACCCTGACGTGGCACCGGAAACGTGGACGCGCTACCTCGTCGACCCGGACGTCGTCGAGTTCTGGCAGGCCAGTCACGACCGCCGGCACGTCCGGCTGCGGTACCGCAAGTCCGATGCCGGGTGGATTCGCGAACGCCTTTGGCCCTGA